One region of Eretmochelys imbricata isolate rEreImb1 chromosome 2, rEreImb1.hap1, whole genome shotgun sequence genomic DNA includes:
- the MTPAP gene encoding poly(A) RNA polymerase, mitochondrial, translating into MASRMGRLLLLWCRLRFPVPGTGQTRRAPGRPRLSPVRLSSTGAAAQRAPGREEADSKVSSWKKTFPEVQAERLEQAQRTVLINCPAKISEKKFLKYLSHHGKINSHYFYESYGTYAVVEFSEKDSIASLQDITRTPGIEEECAVPFKSRLFTLTLKNSSIQAADQAPVHCHKQSTILVNDLVQKLCSADSVSNQLYTLMDEYQLTEENTKLRFLACSLIQEIACAYFPECTVKPFGSSVNTFGKLGCDLDMFLDLDGIERSPTRMKTGPFYMEYQMKRVPSQRIASQRILSVIGDCIDNFGPGCVGVQKILNARCPLVRFSHQPTGFQCDLTTNNRVAMRSSELLYIYGSLDSRVRALVFSVRCWARAHGITSTIPGPWITNFSLTMMALFFLQKRTPPIIPTLDQLKDLADAEDKHIVEGHDCTFASNVNKIKPTENTETLDVLLSDFFEYFGNFAFNKNSINIRKGKEQNKPEPSPLYIQNPFEQALNISKNVNQSQLDRFVALARECAWILQQEDKGHSSLSNIQPWGLAALLLPSVASNCVKDKKRRKGPASERIKSLLDSLKINNANSLVNNGGKRTFSNQTR; encoded by the exons ATGGCGTCCCGCAtggggcggctgctgctgctgtggtgccGGTTGCGCTTCCCCGTGCCGGGGACAGGCCAGACGCGCCGCGCTCCGGGGAGGCCGCGCCTCAGCCCGGTCCGGCTCAGCTCCACCGGCGCCGCCGCGCAGAGGGCCCCTGGCCGGGAGGAGGCAG ATTCTAAAGTCAGTAGCTGGAAGAAGACATTTCCTGAGGTGCAAGCAGAAAGGCTAGAGCAAGCACAACGGACTGTTTTAATTAACTGCCCAGCCAAGATCAGTGAGAAAAAATTTCTCAAGTATTTGTCCCATCATGGAAAAATTAACAGTCACTACTTTTATGAAAGCTAT GGTACCTACGCTGTGGTAgaattttctgaaaaagacagcATAGCTTCACTACAGGATATTACCCGAACCCCAGGGATTGAAGAGGAATGTGCTGTTCCATTTAAATCTAGACTTTTTACTTTAACACTGAAAAACTCATCAATTCAAGCTGCTGATCAAGCACCAGTTCACTGTCATAAGCAATCCACCATTTTAGTCAATGATCTTGTTCAGAAGCTTTGTAGTGCTGACAGT gtaAGTAATCAGTTGTACACACTAATGGATGAGTATCAGCTAACAGAGGAGAACACTAAGCTCCGGTTTCTAGCCTGTTCTCTGATTCAGGAAATTGCATGTGCATATTTTCCAGAGTGCACAGTGAAGCCATTTGGCTCCTCAGTGAATACCTTTGGCAAATTAGGATGTGATTTAGACATGTTTTTGGACCTGGATGGAATTGAGAGGAGCCCTACAAGAATG AAAACAGGTCCTTTTTATATGGAATACCAGATGAAGAGAGTACCTTCTCAGAGAATAGCATCACAGAGAATCCTCTCTGTGATTGGTGATTGCATTGACAACTTTGGCCCTGGCTGTGTGGGTGTGCAAAAGATACTCAATGCTCGCTGTCCATTGGTGAGATTTTCCCATCAACCAACGGGGTTCCAGTGTGACCTGACAACTAACAATAG AGTTGCCATGAGAAGTTCAGAACTCCTTTATATATATGGTAGCCTTGACTCACGTGTAAGAGCTCTTGTGTTCAGTGTACGGTGCTGGGCCCGTGCACATGGCATCACAAGTACCATTCCCGGTCCCTGGATTACAAACTTCTCTCTAACAATGATGGCCTTGTTTTTCCTTCAAAAGAGAACGCCACCTATCATTCCAACTCTAGACCAACTTAAAGATCTAGCAG ATGCAGAAGATAAGCATATAGTCGAAGGTCATGACTGTACCTTTGCTAGCAATGTGAACAAAATTAAGCCTACAGAAAATACAGAAACATTGG ATGTGCTGCTGAGTGACTTCTTTGAATATTTTGGGAATTTTGCTTTCAATAAGAACTCTATAAATATTCGAAAG GGAAAGGAGCAAAATAAGCCTGAGCCTTCTCCTCTCTACATCCAGAACCCCTTTGAACAGGCCCTCAATATCAGCAAGAATGTTAATCAAAGCCAGCTGGATAGATTTGTAGCTTTGGCTAGAGAGTGTGCCTGGATTTTACAGCAGGAAGATAAAGGTCATTCTTCATTGAGTAATATCCAGCCTTGGGGACTGGCAGCCCTACTGCTACCATCTGTAGCAAGTAACTGTGTCAAGGacaagaagagaaggaagggacCGGCAAGTGAACGAATCAAAAGCCTGTTGGActctttgaaaataaataatgcaAACAGTTTGGTAAACAATGGTGGGAAAAGGACCTTTAGCAATCAAACACGGTAG